A window from Azoarcus sp. DD4 encodes these proteins:
- the argF gene encoding ornithine carbamoyltransferase, producing the protein MIAPRHYLQFKDFAAEEYDHIFARTRWIKEKFKQYEPYHPLFDRTLVMIFEKASTRTRLSFEAGMQQLGGSAIYLNTRDSQLGRGEPVEDAAQVISRMSDLVMIRTFEQAIIERFAAHSRVPVINGLTNEYHPCQILADIYTYIEHRGSIRGKTVAWVGDSNNMCNTWLQAAEVLDFNVHVSTPPGYEVEPERAGLHGTGHFAQFADPLEACRGADLVTTDVWTSMGFEAENEERMKAFADWCVDAEMMSVAAPQAVFMHCLPAHRGEEVTAEVIDGPQSVVWDEAENRLHAQKALMEYLVLGQVEDK; encoded by the coding sequence ATGATAGCCCCAAGACACTACCTGCAGTTCAAGGACTTCGCCGCCGAAGAGTACGACCACATTTTTGCGCGTACTCGCTGGATCAAGGAGAAGTTCAAGCAGTACGAACCGTATCATCCGCTGTTCGACCGCACGCTGGTGATGATCTTCGAAAAGGCCAGCACCCGCACCCGGCTTTCGTTCGAAGCGGGCATGCAACAGCTTGGCGGTTCCGCGATCTATCTCAATACCCGCGATTCGCAACTCGGGCGCGGCGAGCCGGTGGAGGATGCGGCCCAGGTCATTTCGCGCATGAGTGATCTGGTCATGATCCGCACCTTCGAACAGGCCATCATCGAACGCTTTGCGGCCCACTCGCGGGTGCCGGTGATCAATGGCCTGACCAACGAATACCATCCTTGCCAGATCCTTGCCGACATCTACACCTACATCGAGCACCGGGGCAGCATTCGCGGCAAGACGGTGGCCTGGGTGGGCGACTCCAACAACATGTGCAATACCTGGCTGCAGGCCGCGGAGGTGCTGGATTTCAACGTCCATGTGTCGACGCCGCCAGGCTACGAAGTCGAGCCGGAACGTGCGGGCCTGCATGGAACCGGGCACTTCGCGCAGTTCGCGGATCCGTTGGAAGCCTGCCGCGGTGCCGATCTGGTAACAACCGACGTCTGGACCTCCATGGGCTTCGAAGCCGAAAATGAGGAACGGATGAAGGCTTTTGCTGATTGGTGCGTGGATGCGGAGATGATGTCGGTGGCTGCACCGCAAGCCGTCTTCATGCATTGCCTGCCGGCGCACCGTGGCGAGGAGGTGACCGCCGAGGTGATAGACGGGCCGCAATCGGTAGTCTGGGATGAAGCCGAGAATCGTCTCCACGCGCAAAAGGCGTTGATGGAATACCTGGTCCTCGGGCAGGTCGAAGACAAGTAG